The Neobacillus sp. OS1-2 genome includes a window with the following:
- the hsdR gene encoding type I restriction-modification system endonuclease → MNSNFSFFRGKWDVLANLGETAENNLYHDPQTTLFKLRLFAETMTKFILAAENIKEVYGTNQVDRINTLRKEGLLEPELFDIFDRLRLKGNRASHRADYGETDEAKGLLHLAYRLSIWFMEVYGDWDFQAPDYIEPQEQEAIDTEKLQIEYEEKVKKLEEELEKVREKAQAEQAEVKQERKKISKNFIRRNRLTEAETRIIIDEKLRLAGWEADTATLNYQKNGTLPEKNRKMAIAEWKVDGGRADYALFIGLKLVGLIEAKAKHKNIPSVLDSQTKVYAKNVVQVEDEEIISSTREYKVPFLYATNGRPYLRQLQEESGIWFWDSRKPLEYARPLEGWHSPEDLELLLSKEDQDANKRLEEEDITKFGLRPYQQEAVFAVEKALKEGKHRMLIAMATGTGKTRTAIALMYRLINSKKCRRILFLVDRNSLGKQTEDALKDTKIDGYSFDSTFDVKSLKDVQPEFETRVHIATVQGMVHRLFYNEDGIIPSVGQYDFIIVDEAHRGYTSDREMTEEELEFRDQNDYVSQYRRVLDYFDAASLGLTATPALHTTEIFGMPIFKYSYSEAVLEGFLVDHEPPYLFKTELSEAGITFEKDEEVEVYDVDQGEIQLEKIEDTLHFEVQQFNKRVITEPFNRAVLNKLVEYIDPTGKEKTLIFAATDQHADLVVRLLKEAFKERGDEIEDDAIMKLTGYIYKPLEAIKRFKNERLPNVVVTVDLLTTGIDVPTITNLVFLRRVQSRILYDQMLGRATRLCPDIGKTHFNIYDAVGIYDRLQSYTEMKPVVKQQNYSIGELYESLANASNEEEAEFYREQLVAKIQRRKQRLNDEGKKKFEELSDGKNVDEWAKEILTYSPQEAKQHSMLFEYIETYRVSGEKRFISNKDDEVTDVIRGYGEGNKRPEDYLDGFVRFIQENINEIPALHLVCTRPKDLTKQDLRELITILETKGFKQSHLQTAWKQTKNEDIAADIISFIRQAALGEALIDHETRIKYAMQKVYSLHDWTPRQKKWLERIEKQLLQVPVLAPTAEEAFSEEPFKTSGGYKLLKREFGAYIDTVVNTINENLYIS, encoded by the coding sequence ATGAATAGCAACTTTTCATTTTTTCGGGGGAAATGGGATGTACTTGCTAACTTGGGTGAGACGGCAGAAAATAATTTGTATCATGACCCTCAGACGACATTATTTAAACTTAGGCTATTTGCGGAGACGATGACAAAGTTCATTCTAGCAGCCGAAAATATTAAAGAAGTATATGGAACGAATCAGGTAGACCGCATAAATACTTTAAGAAAAGAAGGTCTTCTTGAGCCCGAGCTATTCGATATATTTGATAGGCTTCGGCTTAAAGGAAATCGTGCTTCACATCGTGCGGATTATGGAGAAACAGATGAAGCTAAAGGATTGCTACATCTAGCATATCGTTTATCGATTTGGTTCATGGAAGTGTATGGGGATTGGGATTTTCAAGCACCTGATTACATAGAACCTCAAGAACAAGAAGCGATTGATACAGAAAAGCTTCAAATTGAATATGAAGAAAAGGTCAAAAAGCTTGAAGAGGAATTGGAAAAGGTTCGTGAAAAGGCACAAGCAGAGCAGGCGGAGGTAAAACAGGAGCGTAAAAAGATATCCAAAAACTTTATTCGGCGCAATCGTTTAACTGAAGCTGAAACACGAATTATCATTGATGAAAAGTTACGTTTAGCTGGATGGGAAGCAGATACAGCCACGCTTAATTATCAAAAGAATGGCACCCTTCCTGAAAAAAATCGAAAAATGGCAATCGCTGAGTGGAAAGTAGACGGAGGTCGGGCAGATTACGCTTTGTTTATTGGTTTAAAACTTGTTGGATTGATTGAAGCAAAAGCAAAGCATAAAAATATTCCATCTGTATTGGATAGCCAGACCAAAGTTTATGCGAAAAATGTAGTCCAGGTTGAAGATGAGGAGATTATTTCTTCAACTAGAGAATACAAGGTACCTTTTTTGTATGCAACAAACGGACGACCGTATTTAAGACAACTTCAGGAAGAGTCAGGAATATGGTTTTGGGATTCACGCAAACCGTTAGAATATGCCCGTCCTCTGGAAGGATGGCATTCACCTGAAGATTTGGAATTACTTCTTAGTAAAGAGGACCAGGATGCAAATAAACGTCTAGAGGAAGAGGATATTACAAAGTTTGGCTTACGCCCTTATCAACAAGAAGCAGTGTTTGCCGTAGAGAAAGCATTAAAAGAAGGAAAGCATCGAATGCTGATTGCTATGGCAACAGGTACGGGAAAAACTCGGACAGCCATTGCACTTATGTATCGCTTAATTAATTCGAAAAAGTGCCGCCGTATTCTTTTTTTAGTTGACCGAAATTCGTTAGGAAAACAGACAGAGGATGCTTTAAAAGATACAAAAATAGACGGCTACTCTTTTGACAGTACGTTTGATGTAAAATCGTTAAAGGATGTTCAACCTGAATTTGAAACTAGGGTTCATATTGCAACGGTTCAAGGTATGGTTCATCGCCTTTTTTATAATGAAGACGGTATTATTCCTAGTGTAGGACAATATGATTTCATCATTGTGGATGAAGCACACCGCGGATATACGAGTGACCGTGAAATGACGGAGGAAGAATTAGAGTTTCGGGACCAAAATGATTATGTCAGCCAATACCGTCGTGTTCTAGATTACTTTGATGCAGCTTCTTTAGGACTTACAGCAACACCAGCACTTCATACAACTGAAATCTTCGGAATGCCTATTTTTAAATATTCATATAGTGAAGCAGTGTTGGAAGGGTTTTTAGTTGACCATGAACCTCCGTATTTATTTAAGACGGAACTTTCAGAGGCAGGGATTACATTTGAAAAGGATGAAGAAGTAGAGGTATATGATGTTGACCAAGGTGAAATTCAACTAGAGAAAATAGAGGATACCTTACATTTTGAGGTTCAGCAGTTCAATAAAAGAGTTATAACTGAACCTTTTAATCGAGCGGTTCTAAATAAGCTGGTTGAATATATTGACCCAACAGGGAAAGAGAAGACACTTATCTTTGCCGCTACAGACCAGCATGCTGATTTGGTGGTACGTTTATTGAAGGAAGCATTTAAAGAGCGTGGCGATGAAATTGAAGATGATGCCATAATGAAACTTACAGGCTATATCTACAAGCCATTAGAGGCGATTAAACGATTTAAAAACGAAAGGTTACCAAATGTCGTGGTAACGGTAGACCTACTCACAACGGGCATTGATGTTCCAACAATCACAAATTTGGTATTTTTACGGCGTGTTCAGTCTCGTATTTTATATGACCAAATGCTTGGTCGTGCTACTCGTCTTTGCCCAGACATTGGGAAAACGCATTTTAACATATATGATGCGGTGGGTATCTATGATAGACTGCAAAGTTATACGGAGATGAAACCTGTTGTAAAGCAACAAAATTACAGTATTGGTGAATTGTATGAGTCACTTGCAAATGCCTCAAACGAAGAAGAAGCGGAATTTTATAGGGAACAATTAGTAGCGAAAATTCAACGTCGTAAGCAGCGGCTAAATGATGAGGGTAAGAAAAAATTCGAAGAGTTATCAGATGGAAAAAATGTAGATGAATGGGCAAAAGAAATTCTAACATATTCACCTCAAGAAGCAAAGCAACACAGTATGTTATTTGAATATATAGAAACATATCGAGTAAGCGGCGAGAAGCGATTTATCTCCAACAAAGATGATGAAGTGACCGATGTTATTCGGGGATATGGTGAAGGAAACAAACGCCCTGAAGATTATTTAGATGGGTTTGTTCGTTTTATTCAGGAGAATATAAATGAAATTCCTGCTCTTCATCTTGTTTGTACACGACCCAAGGATTTGACCAAACAAGACCTAAGAGAACTAATTACCATCCTTGAAACAAAAGGATTTAAGCAATCTCATTTACAAACAGCTTGGAAACAAACAAAAAATGAAGACATTGCTGCAGACATTATTAGCTTTATTCGCCAAGCTGCGTTAGGTGAAGCACTCATCGACCATGAAACACGTATTAAATATGCGATGCAAAAAGTATATTCGTTACATGACTGGACACCTAGACAGAAAAAGTGGTTAGAGAGAATTGAAAAACAATTGCTCCAAGTACCTGTTCTTGCACCAACCGCAGAAGAGGCGTTCTCGGAAGAGCCATTTAAAACTTCTGGTGGCTACAAATTGCTAAAGCGCGAGTTCGGTGCATACATTGATACGGTTGTTAACACGATAAATGAGAACCTGTATATTAGTTAA
- a CDS encoding recombinase family protein, whose amino-acid sequence MQTKKFGYVRVSSKDQNEGRQIESMKAQGIEERDIFIDKQSGKDFNREKYQALKQCLREGDILYIHSLDRFGRNKDEILNEWQDITKKVKSDIIVLDMPLLDTTKYKDSMGSFISDLVLQILSWMAQEERERIRKRQREGIVVALKKGVQFGRPKVNPTEEFYKAYRRWQSGEITATLAIKEAGMKRTTFYKLVKEQ is encoded by the coding sequence ATGCAAACAAAGAAATTTGGCTATGTCCGAGTGAGCAGTAAAGACCAGAATGAAGGCAGACAAATAGAATCCATGAAAGCCCAAGGCATCGAGGAAAGGGATATTTTCATTGATAAGCAGAGCGGAAAGGACTTCAACCGTGAGAAGTACCAAGCCTTAAAGCAATGTTTAAGGGAGGGCGATATTCTCTATATTCATTCATTAGACCGTTTTGGCAGGAACAAAGATGAAATCCTGAATGAGTGGCAGGACATCACCAAAAAAGTAAAATCCGATATTATTGTACTGGATATGCCGCTGCTGGATACAACGAAATACAAAGACAGCATGGGAAGCTTCATTTCCGACCTTGTATTGCAAATATTGTCTTGGATGGCTCAAGAAGAAAGGGAGCGCATTCGTAAAAGGCAGCGTGAGGGAATAGTCGTTGCTTTAAAGAAGGGTGTTCAATTTGGAAGACCGAAGGTAAACCCAACTGAAGAGTTCTACAAAGCATATAGAAGGTGGCAGTCAGGGGAAATTACAGCCACTTTAGCAATAAAAGAAGCTGGTATGAAGCGCACAACTTTTTATAAGTTAGTGAAGGAACAATAA
- the radC gene encoding DNA repair protein RadC, with the protein MTKLFDKYTFKMLLATTIREKDDSYIVSEIFNRFPSIQELLDVTEEELLSIKGIGKVKAQQITAALKLARLNPSTAEERFAIRSPQDAFDYLKDMQYLTREEFVCLGLNTKNEVMFRQTIFKGSLNASIVHPRETFLPLIKRCCASAIVAHNHPSGQPAPSREDIEVTKRLAEVGKIVGIEVLDHVIIGHEKYISLKEKGYL; encoded by the coding sequence ATGACAAAACTATTCGATAAATATACTTTTAAAATGCTTTTAGCGACTACTATCCGTGAAAAGGATGACAGCTATATTGTTAGCGAAATTTTCAACCGTTTCCCATCTATTCAGGAATTATTGGATGTTACCGAAGAAGAACTATTATCAATTAAAGGTATCGGTAAAGTAAAAGCACAACAGATTACCGCTGCATTGAAGCTTGCAAGACTGAATCCTAGTACAGCGGAAGAAAGATTCGCAATAAGAAGCCCACAAGATGCTTTTGATTACCTTAAAGATATGCAGTACTTAACACGTGAAGAATTTGTTTGCTTGGGACTTAATACCAAAAATGAAGTAATGTTTAGGCAAACCATTTTCAAGGGTTCTTTAAATGCCTCCATAGTGCATCCAAGGGAAACCTTTCTACCTTTAATAAAGAGATGCTGTGCTAGTGCTATCGTTGCCCATAATCATCCATCAGGGCAGCCAGCACCTTCAAGGGAAGACATTGAGGTGACCAAGCGCCTTGCTGAGGTGGGTAAAATCGTTGGCATAGAAGTCCTTGACCACGTGATAATTGGCCATGAAAAATACATTAGCTTAAAAGAAAAAGGATATCTATAA
- a CDS encoding helix-turn-helix transcriptional regulator yields MIPENEEIESILRALENNKEPIIDAGSLPINRQIKVKRVHDNFTQTELAEMLGMGVSTLSEIENGHRRIPYKYREKVENYLYREMYYDKEFVGPIEQ; encoded by the coding sequence GTGATTCCAGAAAACGAAGAAATTGAGTCCATTCTAAGGGCCTTAGAAAACAACAAAGAACCGATTATTGATGCTGGAAGCTTACCAATTAACCGTCAAATTAAAGTAAAGCGAGTTCATGACAACTTTACCCAAACGGAACTGGCTGAAATGCTTGGTATGGGTGTATCCACTCTTTCGGAAATAGAGAATGGGCACCGCCGTATTCCTTACAAATACCGTGAAAAGGTCGAAAACTATCTTTACCGTGAAATGTATTACGATAAAGAGTTTGTCGGACCGATAGAACAATAG
- a CDS encoding site-specific integrase, which produces MTKRKGLFDVEVDVNGLLDELTVPSSNASKAKAKKKTKQHEVNNDSMLISDVLDIITRQMKVSGNRSRTISDYVLHVEHFQRITRVKNVADITAEDIYKWLDSMNVSNQTKLTRLKCLKAFLSRCFDNGWIQIKFWKTINIRVDQKVKEGATERDVKVLLSLLDLSNFIQLRDAVAVLVMYKTGIRINTLTQLEEQHIDFKNNVLNLEGSIMKNHQQIKLPFDDLLKQLLGVLIKQNSVIRRGYGKRNSLVFITKYGDCVSTSPTHNNIQKRLNKYSKMYGLKNINPHALRRGFAKSLLDKGANVAVISKALGHSDISVTTKYLYLDVDEVANNLRTYLGSNDNE; this is translated from the coding sequence ATGACCAAAAGAAAAGGATTATTTGATGTTGAAGTGGATGTAAATGGATTATTGGATGAATTAACTGTTCCTAGTTCGAACGCTTCAAAAGCAAAGGCAAAGAAAAAAACAAAACAGCATGAGGTAAATAATGACTCAATGTTGATTTCAGATGTACTTGACATTATTACAAGGCAAATGAAGGTAAGCGGCAATAGAAGCCGTACCATAAGCGATTATGTGCTTCATGTAGAGCATTTTCAAAGAATAACTAGAGTAAAAAATGTAGCGGATATTACCGCAGAAGATATTTATAAATGGTTAGATAGTATGAATGTTAGTAACCAGACCAAATTAACAAGATTAAAGTGTCTTAAAGCTTTCCTTTCCCGCTGCTTTGATAACGGTTGGATTCAAATAAAGTTTTGGAAAACCATTAATATAAGGGTTGACCAAAAGGTTAAAGAAGGGGCAACAGAGCGTGATGTTAAGGTATTGCTGTCTTTACTAGACTTAAGCAATTTCATTCAGCTAAGGGATGCTGTAGCCGTCCTAGTGATGTATAAAACAGGTATTCGAATAAATACATTGACTCAACTTGAAGAACAACATATAGACTTCAAAAACAATGTGTTAAATTTGGAAGGCAGCATAATGAAAAATCATCAGCAAATTAAATTACCTTTTGATGACTTACTGAAACAGCTGTTAGGCGTACTTATAAAACAAAATTCGGTAATTAGAAGGGGATATGGAAAGAGAAATAGCTTGGTATTTATTACAAAATACGGTGATTGTGTTTCAACCTCCCCAACACATAATAACATTCAGAAGCGGCTAAATAAGTATTCCAAGATGTACGGATTAAAGAACATCAATCCTCATGCATTAAGAAGGGGTTTTGCCAAATCATTGCTTGATAAAGGGGCAAATGTTGCAGTGATATCCAAGGCATTGGGACATAGCGACATATCAGTTACAACTAAATATCTTTATTTAGATGTCGATGAAGTGGCAAATAACCTTCGCACCTATTTAGGTAGCAATGACAATGAATAA
- a CDS encoding metallophosphoesterase: protein MSKVLVVSDSHGLTKELEVLRERHLNEVDLMIHCGDSELMPDDKAILGYLTVMGNCDFGGGYPLDTTSEVAGKKFFITHGHRYSVKSTLMNVKYKASEVNANIVCFGHSHILGAELIDGVLFLNPGSIRLPRERLEKTYVILDLQDNKIKLSVFEINGRELTDLAREFAQ, encoded by the coding sequence ATGAGCAAGGTGTTAGTTGTCAGTGATAGCCACGGATTGACGAAGGAACTCGAGGTCTTAAGAGAAAGACATCTAAACGAAGTTGATTTAATGATTCACTGCGGTGATTCAGAGCTGATGCCGGACGACAAGGCAATATTAGGTTACTTGACCGTGATGGGGAATTGTGATTTTGGCGGTGGGTATCCACTGGACACTACTTCAGAGGTGGCCGGGAAAAAGTTCTTCATAACCCATGGCCATCGTTACTCGGTGAAATCTACGTTAATGAATGTAAAATATAAGGCCTCAGAAGTAAATGCGAATATCGTCTGCTTTGGCCACTCGCATATATTAGGAGCAGAATTGATTGATGGAGTCTTATTTCTAAATCCCGGCAGCATTCGACTCCCGCGTGAGCGTTTAGAAAAAACATATGTTATTCTTGATTTACAAGACAATAAAATCAAGCTATCTGTGTTTGAGATAAATGGGCGGGAATTGACAGACCTTGCCCGTGAATTTGCACAATAA
- a CDS encoding XTP/dITP diphosphatase: MKEVIIATKNPGKAREFEQIFSNRGIQVRTLLDYPEIPDVEETGTSFEENAILKADSVSKKLNKMVIGDDSGLIVDALDGRPGIYSARYAGEPKNDQNNTDKVLSELQGVPKSERSARFYCALAISMPGQETRTVSGTCEGRILEERCGSNGFGYDPVFYVPEKGRSMAELSADEKNSISHRANALKQLDVILDSILEGAGQL; the protein is encoded by the coding sequence ATGAAGGAAGTCATTATTGCAACGAAGAATCCCGGTAAGGCTCGGGAATTTGAACAAATTTTTTCAAACAGAGGGATCCAAGTACGGACATTGCTTGATTACCCAGAGATCCCAGATGTAGAGGAAACAGGCACATCCTTTGAAGAAAATGCTATCCTTAAAGCTGATTCGGTATCTAAGAAGCTTAATAAAATGGTCATTGGCGATGATTCTGGACTAATCGTAGACGCCCTTGACGGCAGACCAGGAATCTATTCGGCGCGTTATGCTGGCGAGCCAAAAAATGATCAAAACAATACTGATAAGGTATTATCGGAATTACAGGGTGTACCTAAAAGCGAGAGATCTGCGAGATTCTATTGTGCATTAGCCATTAGCATGCCAGGTCAAGAAACAAGGACGGTGTCAGGCACCTGCGAAGGTCGAATTTTGGAAGAGCGCTGTGGCTCGAATGGCTTTGGCTATGATCCTGTTTTTTATGTGCCGGAAAAAGGCAGGTCCATGGCAGAGCTATCTGCAGATGAAAAGAATAGCATCAGCCACCGTGCCAATGCCCTAAAGCAGCTTGATGTGATCCTTGATTCTATTCTAGAAGGAGCAGGCCAATTATGA
- the rph gene encoding ribonuclease PH, which produces MRVDGREPSQLRPIHIETNYLMHPEGSVLISVGNTKVICTASIEDRVPHFMRGEGKGWITAEYSMLPRATESRNIRESSKGKVSGRTMEIQRLIGRALRAIVDLGAIGERTVWIDCDVIQADGGTRTASITGAFVAMTLALHALAEKKSFSKFPITDYLAATSVGILANGNLVLDLNYAEDSKAHVDMNVVMTGNGEFVELQGTGEESTFSYDQLQGLLQVAQEGLMELFEQQKAALGEDIIRKIEGRRKK; this is translated from the coding sequence ATGCGCGTTGATGGTAGAGAGCCTTCACAGCTAAGACCGATACATATTGAAACTAATTATTTGATGCATCCAGAAGGTTCTGTCCTTATATCTGTAGGAAATACAAAGGTTATATGTACTGCGAGCATTGAAGACCGTGTTCCTCACTTTATGAGAGGCGAAGGCAAAGGCTGGATCACAGCCGAATATTCGATGCTCCCAAGGGCAACAGAATCAAGAAACATTCGCGAATCCTCGAAAGGAAAGGTGTCCGGTCGCACGATGGAGATTCAGCGGTTAATTGGCCGCGCCCTTCGCGCAATTGTAGATCTTGGTGCCATTGGCGAGCGAACCGTTTGGATTGATTGTGATGTTATTCAGGCAGATGGCGGTACACGTACTGCCTCCATCACCGGTGCATTTGTTGCCATGACACTTGCTTTACATGCACTAGCTGAGAAAAAGTCATTTTCAAAGTTCCCGATTACCGATTATTTAGCAGCGACAAGCGTAGGAATTTTGGCGAATGGCAATCTTGTTCTTGATTTAAATTATGCAGAGGATTCCAAGGCGCACGTCGATATGAATGTCGTAATGACCGGAAACGGCGAATTTGTAGAACTACAGGGGACTGGCGAAGAATCAACCTTTTCCTATGATCAGCTTCAAGGCCTCCTGCAGGTAGCACAGGAGGGTCTCATGGAGCTCTTTGAGCAGCAAAAAGCTGCATTGGGTGAGGATATTATCCGAAAGATTGAGGGCAGGCGGAAGAAATAG
- a CDS encoding GerMN domain-containing protein, translating into MSKNKAKILGVTMLGSAVLLSGCGLFGGETQKKIDPPKSVTVTNKPVSKETATKEKSKVENAIKTELYLIDKDGYVVPQTLNLPKTTSVAKQALEYLVANGQGTDMIPNGFRAVLPEDTTLSVNIEKDTGVATVNFSKEFKDYKPEDEEKILQSVTWTLTQFDNVKTVKLQMNGHELTEMPVNGTPISQNLSRATGINIDTNDVVDITNTKPVTVYYIGGEEGSYYYVPVTRRISNNEKDQYAAVVNELIKGPSAKSTLVSEFVSDAKLLEAPTYKDGVVTLNFNKNIYDSFDKKEVSQSLLDAIVLSLTEQQGVEKVAVQVDGKAEIKNDKGKKVSEPVTRPEKVNTGSF; encoded by the coding sequence GTGTCTAAAAATAAAGCGAAAATCCTAGGTGTAACCATGCTTGGTTCAGCCGTGCTGCTTTCGGGTTGTGGATTGTTTGGCGGTGAAACACAAAAGAAAATTGATCCGCCAAAAAGTGTAACTGTTACCAATAAACCAGTCAGTAAGGAAACGGCGACGAAAGAAAAAAGTAAGGTAGAAAACGCCATAAAGACAGAACTATACTTAATTGATAAAGATGGCTATGTCGTGCCGCAAACATTAAACCTGCCGAAAACAACCTCAGTTGCCAAACAAGCACTTGAATATTTAGTCGCAAATGGTCAAGGGACTGACATGATTCCTAATGGTTTTAGAGCTGTCCTTCCTGAGGATACCACCCTATCTGTCAACATTGAAAAAGACACAGGCGTCGCTACCGTTAATTTTTCAAAAGAATTTAAGGACTACAAACCGGAAGATGAGGAGAAAATACTCCAATCTGTCACGTGGACCTTGACACAATTTGATAATGTTAAAACGGTCAAGCTGCAAATGAACGGGCATGAACTAACGGAAATGCCTGTCAACGGCACACCTATCAGCCAAAATCTATCAAGAGCAACAGGAATAAATATTGATACGAATGATGTCGTCGATATCACGAATACGAAGCCAGTCACCGTTTATTATATTGGTGGTGAAGAGGGCTCATACTACTACGTTCCGGTCACCCGCCGGATCAGCAATAACGAGAAGGATCAATATGCTGCGGTCGTCAATGAACTAATTAAAGGGCCTAGTGCAAAATCAACGCTTGTTTCCGAGTTTGTCTCTGACGCGAAACTGCTTGAGGCACCAACCTATAAAGATGGAGTCGTTACTTTGAACTTCAATAAGAATATTTATGACAGTTTCGATAAAAAGGAAGTTTCACAATCTTTACTAGATGCAATCGTCCTTTCCTTAACCGAGCAGCAGGGAGTGGAAAAAGTGGCTGTTCAGGTGGACGGTAAAGCAGAGATAAAAAATGATAAAGGCAAAAAAGTATCAGAGCCAGTCACTCGTCCAGAAAAAGTCAATACAGGTAGTTTTTAA
- the racE gene encoding glutamate racemase, with amino-acid sequence MKQPIGVIDSGVGGLTVAKEIIRQLPNEKIIYLGDTARCPYGPRTRNEVKKFTWELTTFLLKKNIKMLVIACNTATAAALDEIRKELSIPVLGVINPGARAAIKRTKNYRVGIIGTVGTVKSGAYEKALKSLNSRLFVTSHACPKFVPLVESGEYNGLIAERIVDEALAPLLDQNLDTLILGCTHYPLLEPLVKNVMGESVQVISSGDETAREISAILQYNGQLDDSEVEPKHEFYTTGSKSLFSKIASQWLGIPVDNVKKIKL; translated from the coding sequence TTGAAACAACCAATAGGCGTTATTGATTCCGGTGTCGGTGGATTAACCGTTGCCAAAGAGATTATTAGACAGCTTCCAAATGAGAAAATTATTTATTTGGGGGATACAGCTCGCTGTCCATATGGTCCGAGAACAAGGAATGAAGTAAAGAAGTTCACATGGGAATTGACCACCTTTTTATTGAAAAAAAATATAAAAATGCTTGTGATTGCCTGCAATACTGCAACTGCCGCTGCCCTTGATGAAATTCGCAAGGAATTGTCTATCCCCGTCCTTGGGGTCATTAATCCAGGGGCACGTGCCGCCATTAAGCGGACAAAGAATTATCGGGTTGGTATTATTGGCACTGTAGGTACAGTTAAAAGTGGTGCGTATGAGAAGGCTTTGAAATCGCTAAACAGCCGGCTTTTTGTTACGAGTCATGCGTGTCCGAAGTTTGTCCCTCTAGTGGAAAGCGGTGAATACAACGGGCTGATTGCCGAAAGGATTGTAGATGAAGCGTTGGCACCCCTATTGGATCAAAATTTAGATACATTGATTTTGGGGTGTACCCATTATCCATTGCTTGAACCACTTGTAAAAAACGTAATGGGCGAAAGCGTACAGGTTATTAGTTCTGGTGATGAAACAGCTCGTGAGATTAGTGCGATTCTTCAATATAACGGGCAGCTGGATGATTCAGAGGTTGAGCCGAAGCATGAATTTTACACAACAGGCTCTAAATCGCTTTTTTCAAAAATTGCCTCTCAGTGGCTTGGCATCCCCGTGGACAATGTAAAAAAAATAAAACTATGA
- a CDS encoding MarR family transcriptional regulator: protein MELENPQKVPGDIFANIEKDLRYISGIIKQKGREMLSNYKITPPQFVALQWLFEDGDMTIGELSNKMYLACSTTTDLVDRMEKNLLVERVKDPSDRRVVRIHLLEEGKRIIDEVIKKRQVYLGDVLKNFTLEEIQVLQSNLMKLHQEMR, encoded by the coding sequence ATGGAACTCGAAAATCCGCAAAAGGTACCTGGGGATATTTTTGCCAATATAGAAAAAGATTTACGCTACATTTCTGGAATTATCAAGCAAAAGGGACGTGAAATGTTAAGTAATTATAAGATTACGCCTCCCCAATTCGTGGCATTGCAATGGCTTTTTGAAGACGGCGATATGACAATTGGCGAGCTTTCGAATAAAATGTATTTGGCCTGCAGCACGACAACCGATCTTGTCGACCGGATGGAGAAAAATCTTCTCGTGGAGCGGGTGAAAGATCCGAGCGATCGTCGAGTGGTGAGAATTCATTTGCTCGAAGAAGGTAAGAGAATCATTGATGAAGTAATTAAGAAACGTCAAGTATACTTAGGGGATGTATTGAAAAACTTCACACTAGAAGAAATTCAAGTTCTTCAATCCAACTTGATGAAACTGCATCAGGAAATGCGATAA
- a CDS encoding HesB/YadR/YfhF family protein — MVINISNAALKWFQEEVELTKGDKVRFYTQIYGSSPIQENFALGFTVDNEPIDMSVKTEIEGITFFVESTDLWFFNGHDLHVDYNQQKDEVEYSYTKSA, encoded by the coding sequence ATGGTCATAAACATTAGTAACGCGGCATTAAAATGGTTTCAAGAGGAAGTGGAGTTAACCAAAGGAGATAAAGTGAGGTTCTATACACAAATTTACGGGAGCAGCCCAATCCAAGAAAATTTTGCCCTTGGGTTTACAGTTGATAATGAACCGATTGATATGTCTGTTAAAACTGAAATAGAAGGAATTACTTTTTTTGTAGAAAGTACGGATTTATGGTTCTTTAATGGACATGATTTACATGTTGATTACAATCAACAAAAGGATGAAGTGGAGTATAGTTATACAAAGTCAGCATAA